In Carassius auratus strain Wakin unplaced genomic scaffold, ASM336829v1 scaf_tig00004433, whole genome shotgun sequence, a genomic segment contains:
- the ppp1r13ba gene encoding protein phosphatase 1, regulatory subunit 13Ba isoform X10, whose amino-acid sequence MEWNHVETVQEFTAEGQCSKIKVRSCRITWDSNQVGNPRVELTLSELQEMAMRQQQQIETQQQMLIAKEQRLRYWKQQDPRQGQSVSESEKLQRLRERVESQEAKLKKVRAMRGQVDYSKLINGNLSAEIEHVSSLFQEKQAELQSAMLKVDHLTQQLDDLQRGRLNGLQPLGGPVTSNAALELRKLYQELQIRNKLNQEQNSKLQQHKDMLNKRNMEVTMMDKRIGDLRERLHKKKAELGRMSGPPSPQPTPGSSGRVAAVCPYIQVPVPGRKEGGYSLPPDPLKPQSLSTSATVNHARSKSEEERVRMPAGPWKVSDLDIIVDPLVPTSGPREGPEAPTDSDCTSTNDAVWPSFSNNRVPLKPPDWKDTSQAHTSKMGTSDKEAPKLLGTVTALSKQPPPIYGTYPSAGHHSTVCATSSLPRSAPGTLGWQRAPPASGSSSQQIQQRITVPPSPTPQSGSPLFHQGERTEPPLAVAVRPFIPDRGSRPQSPRKGPATMNSSSIYNMYLQQPTAKNYSISSRAAVKAVYGKPVLPGSTSPSPVPLYQHSTTDEVDREVAQESTPLPPPSVENIPRPLSPTKLTPVAHSPLRYQSDIDLELLRRKLANAPRPLKKRSSITEPEGPSGPNIQKLLYQRFNTLAGGIENGVGGTPFYQPDSPMNYMATTLGEVDTPNGNLMESSILAEPSAEPEIPIPPPTSSVSPTADDKENQLTHLSSDSGGAQSADTSDHSPKDNNKDNHNNNHTYFTDTQSSSVPEPHSPAEQDTTAHPATPPGVSTLKRTNLKKPGSERTGHGLRVKFNPLALLLDASLEGEFDLVQRIIYEVDNPSTPNDEGITPLHNAVCAGHHHIVKFLLDFGVNVNAADSDGWTPLHCAASCNNVHLCKLLVESGAAIFATTISDVETAADKCEEMEEGYVQCSQFLYGVQEKLGVMNKGTVYALWSYEAQSADELSFHEGDALTIMSRRDDSETEWWWARLNDKEGYVPRNLLGLYPRIKPRQRSLA is encoded by the exons ATGGAGTGGAACCATGTCGAGACTGTGCAGGAATTCACAGCTGAAGGACAATGCAGCAAAATTAAGGTCCGATCATGCAGAATAACCTGGGACTCTAACCAG gTGGGGAATCCGCGTGTGGAGCTAACTCTGTCAGAGCTGCAGGAGATGGCAATGCGACAGCAGCAGCAGATCGAAACTCAGCAGCAGATGCTGATAGCTAAG GAGCAACGATTGCGGTATTGGAAGCAGCAGGACCCCCGTCAGGGCCAGTCCGTGTCTGAGAGTGAGAAGCTCCAGAGGTTGAGGGAAAGAGTGGAAAGTCAAGAAGCCAAACTCAAGAAGGTCCGTGCCATGAGGGGCCAAGTGGACTACAGCAAACTCATCAATGGCAACCTGT ctgcagaaattgagcATGTTAGCAGCCTGTTCCAGGAAAAGCAGGCAGAGCTGCAGTCAGCCATGCTTAAGGTGGACCATCTCACACAGCAGCTAGACGATCTGCAACGGGGACGTCTCAATGGACTGCAGCCTCTGGGGGGACCGGTGACCAGTAATGCTGCCCTGGAACTACGCAAACTCTACCAGGAACTGCAG ATCCGGAACAAGCTAAATCAGGAACAGAACAGCAAGCTACAGCAACACAAGGATATGCTTAACAAGCGCAACATGGAGGTGACCATGATGGACAAGCGTATTGGGGACCTCAGAGAGCGTCTCCACAAGAAAAAAGCAGAG CTTGGCCGAATGAGTGGTCCTCCCTCCCCTCAGCCCACCCCAGGCAGTTCCGGGCGAGTGGCAGCAGTCTGTCCCTACATCCAGGTCCCGGTGCCCGGGCGAAAGGAAGGAGGCTACAGTTTACCGCCTGATCCCCTGAAGCCACAGTCTCTCTCCACCTCTGCTACAGTCAACCATGCTCGCTCCAAGTCAG AGGAAGAGAGGGTGAGGATGCCTGCAGGCCCATGGAAGGTCTCAGACTTAGACATCATAGTGGACCCTCTGGTGCCGACCTCAGGGCCTAGAGAGGGGCCAGAGGCCCCCACAGACTCCGACTGTACTTCTA CTAATGATGCAGTCTGGCCCTCGTTCAGCAATAATAGGGTTCCTCTAAAACCTCCAGACTGGAAGGACACAAGTCAAGCTCATACCAGCAAGATGGGTACCTCAGACAAG GAAGCCCCTAAGCTGTTAGGGACAGTAACAGCACTGTCTAAGCAGCCTCCACCCATCTATGGAACTTATCCCAGTGCAGGCCATCACTCCACAGTCTGTGCCACCAGCTCTTTGCCTCGCTCTGCTCCTGGCACATTAGGCTGGCAGAGAGCACCCCCTGCCTCTGGTTCTTCTTCACAGCAGATCCAGCAGCGGATAACAGTGCCTCCCAGTCCTACACCTCAATCGGGGTCACCCCTATTCCATCAGGGTGAAAGGACAGAGCCTCCTCTTGCTGTGGCAGTACGTCCCTTTATTCCGGACAGGGGGTCCCGGCCCCAGTCTCCAAGGAAGGGTCCTGCCACTATGAACTCCAGCTCAATCTACAATATGTACTTGCAGCAGCCAACAGCCAAAAACTACTCCATCAGCAGTAGAGCTGCAGTTAAAGCAG TATATGGAAAACCGGTCTTACCTGGTTCCACCTCTCCTTCTCCAGTTCCACTCTACCAACACTCCACCACAGATGAGGTTGACAGAGAGGTGGCCCAAGAAAGCACTCCCTTACCTCCACCCAGTGTGGAGAACATCCCTCGCCCTCTCAGTCCAACTAAACTGACCCCTGTGGCCCACTCCCCTCTCCGTTACCAAAGTGACATAGACCTGGAGTTGCTTAGAAGGAAATTAGCCAATGCTCCCCGACCTTTAAAGAAGAGAAGCTCCATCACAGAACCAGAAGGACCCAGTGGACCCAACATACAGAAGCTCTTATATCAGCGATTCAACACCCTTGCAGGAGGAATCGAGAATGGAGTTGGTGGTACACCCTTCTACCAGCCTGACAGTCCTATGAACTACATGGCCACAACCCTGGGCGAAGTGGACACTCCAAATGGGAACCTGATGGAATCAAGCATCTTAGCTGAACCTTCAGCAGAGCCAGAAATCCCAATCCCTCCTCCCACCTCATCCGTGTCACCAACAGCTGATGATAAGGAGAACCAGCTGACACATCTATCTAGTGACTCAGGGGGTGCCCAGTCTGCGGACACCTCAGACCATTCTCCTAAGGACAACAACAAGGACAATCATAACAACAaccacacatattttacagacacACAATCTAGCTCAGTACCAGAACCTCATTCCCCTGCAGAGCAGGACACTACAGCACACCCAGCCACTCCTCCTGGTGTATCTACG CTCAAGCGCACCAACTTGAAGAAGCCCGGCTCTGAGAGGACAGGTCATGGCTTGAGGGTTAAGTTCAATCCTCTTGCACTGCTTTTGGATGCATCTTTGGAGGGCGAGTTTGATTTGGTGCAAAGGATTATTTATGAG GTGGACAATCCTAGTACTCCAAATGATGAAGGTATCACGCCTCTCCATAATGCAGTATGTGCAGGTCACCACCATATTGTGAAATTCCTGCTGGATTTTGGGGTCAATGTCAACGCAGCAGATAGTGATGGATG GACGCCCCTGCACTGTGCAGCGTCATGCAACAATGTTCATCTTTGCAAGCTGCTGGTGGAGTCTGGAGCTGCCATTTTTGCCACTACTATCAGTGATGTGGAGACGGCAGCAGACAAGTGCGAAGAGATGGAGGAGGGTTATGTCCAGTGCTCTCAGTTTTTATATG GTGTGCAAGAGAAACTGGGTGTAATGAATAAAGGGACGGTGTATGCCCTGTGGAGCTATGAAGCTCAGAGTGCAGATGAGCTGTCTTTCCATGAGGGCGATGCTCTCACCATCATGAGCCGTAGAGATGACAGCGAGACAGAGTGGTGGTGGGCCAGACTTAATGACAAGGAGGGCTACGTACCACGCAACTTGTTAGGG CTGTACCCAAGGATCAAACCCAGGCAACGTTCCCTGGCATAG
- the ppp1r13ba gene encoding protein phosphatase 1, regulatory subunit 13Ba isoform X8, translating to MPAKIPLLDHMLIRFKGSQTSEQEDRKSKGNSDKPCENGVGNPRVELTLSELQEMAMRQQQQIETQQQMLIAKLSTVRSEEQRLRYWKQQDPRQGQSVSESEKLQRLRERVESQEAKLKKVRAMRGQVDYSKLINGNLSAEIEHVSSLFQEKQAELQSAMLKVDHLTQQLDDLQRGRLNGLQPLGGPVTSNAALELRKLYQELQIRNKLNQEQNSKLQQHKDMLNKRNMEVTMMDKRIGDLRERLHKKKAELGRMSGPPSPQPTPGSSGRVAAVCPYIQVPVPGRKEGGYSLPPDPLKPQSLSTSATVNHARSKSEEERVRMPAGPWKVSDLDIIVDPLVPTSGPREGPEAPTDSDCTSTNDAVWPSFSNNRVPLKPPDWKDTSQAHTSKMGTSDKEAPKLLGTVTALSKQPPPIYGTYPSAGHHSTVCATSSLPRSAPGTLGWQRAPPASGSSSQQIQQRITVPPSPTPQSGSPLFHQGERTEPPLAVAVRPFIPDRGSRPQSPRKGPATMNSSSIYNMYLQQPTAKNYSISSRAAVKAVYGKPVLPGSTSPSPVPLYQHSTTDEVDREVAQESTPLPPPSVENIPRPLSPTKLTPVAHSPLRYQSDIDLELLRRKLANAPRPLKKRSSITEPEGPSGPNIQKLLYQRFNTLAGGIENGVGGTPFYQPDSPMNYMATTLGEVDTPNGNLMESSILAEPSAEPEIPIPPPTSSVSPTADDKENQLTHLSSDSGGAQSADTSDHSPKDNNKDNHNNNHTYFTDTQSSSVPEPHSPAEQDTTAHPATPPGVSTLKRTNLKKPGSERTGHGLRVKFNPLALLLDASLEGEFDLVQRIIYEVDNPSTPNDEGITPLHNAVCAGHHHIVKFLLDFGVNVNAADSDGWTPLHCAASCNNVHLCKLLVESGAAIFATTISDVETAADKCEEMEEGYVQCSQFLYGVQEKLGVMNKGTVYALWSYEAQSADELSFHEGDALTIMSRRDDSETEWWWARLNDKEGYVPRNLLGLYPRIKPRQRSLA from the exons gTGGGGAATCCGCGTGTGGAGCTAACTCTGTCAGAGCTGCAGGAGATGGCAATGCGACAGCAGCAGCAGATCGAAACTCAGCAGCAGATGCTGATAGCTAAG CTCTCCACTGTGCGTAGTGAg GAGCAACGATTGCGGTATTGGAAGCAGCAGGACCCCCGTCAGGGCCAGTCCGTGTCTGAGAGTGAGAAGCTCCAGAGGTTGAGGGAAAGAGTGGAAAGTCAAGAAGCCAAACTCAAGAAGGTCCGTGCCATGAGGGGCCAAGTGGACTACAGCAAACTCATCAATGGCAACCTGT ctgcagaaattgagcATGTTAGCAGCCTGTTCCAGGAAAAGCAGGCAGAGCTGCAGTCAGCCATGCTTAAGGTGGACCATCTCACACAGCAGCTAGACGATCTGCAACGGGGACGTCTCAATGGACTGCAGCCTCTGGGGGGACCGGTGACCAGTAATGCTGCCCTGGAACTACGCAAACTCTACCAGGAACTGCAG ATCCGGAACAAGCTAAATCAGGAACAGAACAGCAAGCTACAGCAACACAAGGATATGCTTAACAAGCGCAACATGGAGGTGACCATGATGGACAAGCGTATTGGGGACCTCAGAGAGCGTCTCCACAAGAAAAAAGCAGAG CTTGGCCGAATGAGTGGTCCTCCCTCCCCTCAGCCCACCCCAGGCAGTTCCGGGCGAGTGGCAGCAGTCTGTCCCTACATCCAGGTCCCGGTGCCCGGGCGAAAGGAAGGAGGCTACAGTTTACCGCCTGATCCCCTGAAGCCACAGTCTCTCTCCACCTCTGCTACAGTCAACCATGCTCGCTCCAAGTCAG AGGAAGAGAGGGTGAGGATGCCTGCAGGCCCATGGAAGGTCTCAGACTTAGACATCATAGTGGACCCTCTGGTGCCGACCTCAGGGCCTAGAGAGGGGCCAGAGGCCCCCACAGACTCCGACTGTACTTCTA CTAATGATGCAGTCTGGCCCTCGTTCAGCAATAATAGGGTTCCTCTAAAACCTCCAGACTGGAAGGACACAAGTCAAGCTCATACCAGCAAGATGGGTACCTCAGACAAG GAAGCCCCTAAGCTGTTAGGGACAGTAACAGCACTGTCTAAGCAGCCTCCACCCATCTATGGAACTTATCCCAGTGCAGGCCATCACTCCACAGTCTGTGCCACCAGCTCTTTGCCTCGCTCTGCTCCTGGCACATTAGGCTGGCAGAGAGCACCCCCTGCCTCTGGTTCTTCTTCACAGCAGATCCAGCAGCGGATAACAGTGCCTCCCAGTCCTACACCTCAATCGGGGTCACCCCTATTCCATCAGGGTGAAAGGACAGAGCCTCCTCTTGCTGTGGCAGTACGTCCCTTTATTCCGGACAGGGGGTCCCGGCCCCAGTCTCCAAGGAAGGGTCCTGCCACTATGAACTCCAGCTCAATCTACAATATGTACTTGCAGCAGCCAACAGCCAAAAACTACTCCATCAGCAGTAGAGCTGCAGTTAAAGCAG TATATGGAAAACCGGTCTTACCTGGTTCCACCTCTCCTTCTCCAGTTCCACTCTACCAACACTCCACCACAGATGAGGTTGACAGAGAGGTGGCCCAAGAAAGCACTCCCTTACCTCCACCCAGTGTGGAGAACATCCCTCGCCCTCTCAGTCCAACTAAACTGACCCCTGTGGCCCACTCCCCTCTCCGTTACCAAAGTGACATAGACCTGGAGTTGCTTAGAAGGAAATTAGCCAATGCTCCCCGACCTTTAAAGAAGAGAAGCTCCATCACAGAACCAGAAGGACCCAGTGGACCCAACATACAGAAGCTCTTATATCAGCGATTCAACACCCTTGCAGGAGGAATCGAGAATGGAGTTGGTGGTACACCCTTCTACCAGCCTGACAGTCCTATGAACTACATGGCCACAACCCTGGGCGAAGTGGACACTCCAAATGGGAACCTGATGGAATCAAGCATCTTAGCTGAACCTTCAGCAGAGCCAGAAATCCCAATCCCTCCTCCCACCTCATCCGTGTCACCAACAGCTGATGATAAGGAGAACCAGCTGACACATCTATCTAGTGACTCAGGGGGTGCCCAGTCTGCGGACACCTCAGACCATTCTCCTAAGGACAACAACAAGGACAATCATAACAACAaccacacatattttacagacacACAATCTAGCTCAGTACCAGAACCTCATTCCCCTGCAGAGCAGGACACTACAGCACACCCAGCCACTCCTCCTGGTGTATCTACG CTCAAGCGCACCAACTTGAAGAAGCCCGGCTCTGAGAGGACAGGTCATGGCTTGAGGGTTAAGTTCAATCCTCTTGCACTGCTTTTGGATGCATCTTTGGAGGGCGAGTTTGATTTGGTGCAAAGGATTATTTATGAG GTGGACAATCCTAGTACTCCAAATGATGAAGGTATCACGCCTCTCCATAATGCAGTATGTGCAGGTCACCACCATATTGTGAAATTCCTGCTGGATTTTGGGGTCAATGTCAACGCAGCAGATAGTGATGGATG GACGCCCCTGCACTGTGCAGCGTCATGCAACAATGTTCATCTTTGCAAGCTGCTGGTGGAGTCTGGAGCTGCCATTTTTGCCACTACTATCAGTGATGTGGAGACGGCAGCAGACAAGTGCGAAGAGATGGAGGAGGGTTATGTCCAGTGCTCTCAGTTTTTATATG GTGTGCAAGAGAAACTGGGTGTAATGAATAAAGGGACGGTGTATGCCCTGTGGAGCTATGAAGCTCAGAGTGCAGATGAGCTGTCTTTCCATGAGGGCGATGCTCTCACCATCATGAGCCGTAGAGATGACAGCGAGACAGAGTGGTGGTGGGCCAGACTTAATGACAAGGAGGGCTACGTACCACGCAACTTGTTAGGG CTGTACCCAAGGATCAAACCCAGGCAACGTTCCCTGGCATAG
- the ppp1r13ba gene encoding protein phosphatase 1, regulatory subunit 13Ba isoform X7, translating into MPAKIPLLDHMLIRFKAGSQTSEQEDRKSKGNSDKPCENGVGNPRVELTLSELQEMAMRQQQQIETQQQMLIAKLSTVRSEEQRLRYWKQQDPRQGQSVSESEKLQRLRERVESQEAKLKKVRAMRGQVDYSKLINGNLSAEIEHVSSLFQEKQAELQSAMLKVDHLTQQLDDLQRGRLNGLQPLGGPVTSNAALELRKLYQELQIRNKLNQEQNSKLQQHKDMLNKRNMEVTMMDKRIGDLRERLHKKKAELGRMSGPPSPQPTPGSSGRVAAVCPYIQVPVPGRKEGGYSLPPDPLKPQSLSTSATVNHARSKSEEERVRMPAGPWKVSDLDIIVDPLVPTSGPREGPEAPTDSDCTSTNDAVWPSFSNNRVPLKPPDWKDTSQAHTSKMGTSDKEAPKLLGTVTALSKQPPPIYGTYPSAGHHSTVCATSSLPRSAPGTLGWQRAPPASGSSSQQIQQRITVPPSPTPQSGSPLFHQGERTEPPLAVAVRPFIPDRGSRPQSPRKGPATMNSSSIYNMYLQQPTAKNYSISSRAAVKAVYGKPVLPGSTSPSPVPLYQHSTTDEVDREVAQESTPLPPPSVENIPRPLSPTKLTPVAHSPLRYQSDIDLELLRRKLANAPRPLKKRSSITEPEGPSGPNIQKLLYQRFNTLAGGIENGVGGTPFYQPDSPMNYMATTLGEVDTPNGNLMESSILAEPSAEPEIPIPPPTSSVSPTADDKENQLTHLSSDSGGAQSADTSDHSPKDNNKDNHNNNHTYFTDTQSSSVPEPHSPAEQDTTAHPATPPGVSTLKRTNLKKPGSERTGHGLRVKFNPLALLLDASLEGEFDLVQRIIYEVDNPSTPNDEGITPLHNAVCAGHHHIVKFLLDFGVNVNAADSDGWTPLHCAASCNNVHLCKLLVESGAAIFATTISDVETAADKCEEMEEGYVQCSQFLYGVQEKLGVMNKGTVYALWSYEAQSADELSFHEGDALTIMSRRDDSETEWWWARLNDKEGYVPRNLLGLYPRIKPRQRSLA; encoded by the exons gTGGGGAATCCGCGTGTGGAGCTAACTCTGTCAGAGCTGCAGGAGATGGCAATGCGACAGCAGCAGCAGATCGAAACTCAGCAGCAGATGCTGATAGCTAAG CTCTCCACTGTGCGTAGTGAg GAGCAACGATTGCGGTATTGGAAGCAGCAGGACCCCCGTCAGGGCCAGTCCGTGTCTGAGAGTGAGAAGCTCCAGAGGTTGAGGGAAAGAGTGGAAAGTCAAGAAGCCAAACTCAAGAAGGTCCGTGCCATGAGGGGCCAAGTGGACTACAGCAAACTCATCAATGGCAACCTGT ctgcagaaattgagcATGTTAGCAGCCTGTTCCAGGAAAAGCAGGCAGAGCTGCAGTCAGCCATGCTTAAGGTGGACCATCTCACACAGCAGCTAGACGATCTGCAACGGGGACGTCTCAATGGACTGCAGCCTCTGGGGGGACCGGTGACCAGTAATGCTGCCCTGGAACTACGCAAACTCTACCAGGAACTGCAG ATCCGGAACAAGCTAAATCAGGAACAGAACAGCAAGCTACAGCAACACAAGGATATGCTTAACAAGCGCAACATGGAGGTGACCATGATGGACAAGCGTATTGGGGACCTCAGAGAGCGTCTCCACAAGAAAAAAGCAGAG CTTGGCCGAATGAGTGGTCCTCCCTCCCCTCAGCCCACCCCAGGCAGTTCCGGGCGAGTGGCAGCAGTCTGTCCCTACATCCAGGTCCCGGTGCCCGGGCGAAAGGAAGGAGGCTACAGTTTACCGCCTGATCCCCTGAAGCCACAGTCTCTCTCCACCTCTGCTACAGTCAACCATGCTCGCTCCAAGTCAG AGGAAGAGAGGGTGAGGATGCCTGCAGGCCCATGGAAGGTCTCAGACTTAGACATCATAGTGGACCCTCTGGTGCCGACCTCAGGGCCTAGAGAGGGGCCAGAGGCCCCCACAGACTCCGACTGTACTTCTA CTAATGATGCAGTCTGGCCCTCGTTCAGCAATAATAGGGTTCCTCTAAAACCTCCAGACTGGAAGGACACAAGTCAAGCTCATACCAGCAAGATGGGTACCTCAGACAAG GAAGCCCCTAAGCTGTTAGGGACAGTAACAGCACTGTCTAAGCAGCCTCCACCCATCTATGGAACTTATCCCAGTGCAGGCCATCACTCCACAGTCTGTGCCACCAGCTCTTTGCCTCGCTCTGCTCCTGGCACATTAGGCTGGCAGAGAGCACCCCCTGCCTCTGGTTCTTCTTCACAGCAGATCCAGCAGCGGATAACAGTGCCTCCCAGTCCTACACCTCAATCGGGGTCACCCCTATTCCATCAGGGTGAAAGGACAGAGCCTCCTCTTGCTGTGGCAGTACGTCCCTTTATTCCGGACAGGGGGTCCCGGCCCCAGTCTCCAAGGAAGGGTCCTGCCACTATGAACTCCAGCTCAATCTACAATATGTACTTGCAGCAGCCAACAGCCAAAAACTACTCCATCAGCAGTAGAGCTGCAGTTAAAGCAG TATATGGAAAACCGGTCTTACCTGGTTCCACCTCTCCTTCTCCAGTTCCACTCTACCAACACTCCACCACAGATGAGGTTGACAGAGAGGTGGCCCAAGAAAGCACTCCCTTACCTCCACCCAGTGTGGAGAACATCCCTCGCCCTCTCAGTCCAACTAAACTGACCCCTGTGGCCCACTCCCCTCTCCGTTACCAAAGTGACATAGACCTGGAGTTGCTTAGAAGGAAATTAGCCAATGCTCCCCGACCTTTAAAGAAGAGAAGCTCCATCACAGAACCAGAAGGACCCAGTGGACCCAACATACAGAAGCTCTTATATCAGCGATTCAACACCCTTGCAGGAGGAATCGAGAATGGAGTTGGTGGTACACCCTTCTACCAGCCTGACAGTCCTATGAACTACATGGCCACAACCCTGGGCGAAGTGGACACTCCAAATGGGAACCTGATGGAATCAAGCATCTTAGCTGAACCTTCAGCAGAGCCAGAAATCCCAATCCCTCCTCCCACCTCATCCGTGTCACCAACAGCTGATGATAAGGAGAACCAGCTGACACATCTATCTAGTGACTCAGGGGGTGCCCAGTCTGCGGACACCTCAGACCATTCTCCTAAGGACAACAACAAGGACAATCATAACAACAaccacacatattttacagacacACAATCTAGCTCAGTACCAGAACCTCATTCCCCTGCAGAGCAGGACACTACAGCACACCCAGCCACTCCTCCTGGTGTATCTACG CTCAAGCGCACCAACTTGAAGAAGCCCGGCTCTGAGAGGACAGGTCATGGCTTGAGGGTTAAGTTCAATCCTCTTGCACTGCTTTTGGATGCATCTTTGGAGGGCGAGTTTGATTTGGTGCAAAGGATTATTTATGAG GTGGACAATCCTAGTACTCCAAATGATGAAGGTATCACGCCTCTCCATAATGCAGTATGTGCAGGTCACCACCATATTGTGAAATTCCTGCTGGATTTTGGGGTCAATGTCAACGCAGCAGATAGTGATGGATG GACGCCCCTGCACTGTGCAGCGTCATGCAACAATGTTCATCTTTGCAAGCTGCTGGTGGAGTCTGGAGCTGCCATTTTTGCCACTACTATCAGTGATGTGGAGACGGCAGCAGACAAGTGCGAAGAGATGGAGGAGGGTTATGTCCAGTGCTCTCAGTTTTTATATG GTGTGCAAGAGAAACTGGGTGTAATGAATAAAGGGACGGTGTATGCCCTGTGGAGCTATGAAGCTCAGAGTGCAGATGAGCTGTCTTTCCATGAGGGCGATGCTCTCACCATCATGAGCCGTAGAGATGACAGCGAGACAGAGTGGTGGTGGGCCAGACTTAATGACAAGGAGGGCTACGTACCACGCAACTTGTTAGGG CTGTACCCAAGGATCAAACCCAGGCAACGTTCCCTGGCATAG